CAGACCATCGCGCAGGATCTTCAGCAGCCGCGTTTCTTCCCGATGCACGTTGTCCATGCCCCGCGCCTGCAGCCACTTGAGACCGGCGTTGAGACCGGCGATGCCCGGCAGATTTGGCGTGCCGTATTCGAGCCGGTACGGATATTCGTCGAGATGGCGCCGCACCGCCGAACGCACACCGGTGCCGCCGGCGCGCGTGTGGCGAATTTCGACGTGCTCGCAGACATACAATCCCCCGATGCCCATCGGCCCCATCAGTGACTTGTGTCCGGTAAAGGCCACAACGTCGATGTAATCGGCCTGCACGTCGATCGGCAGTTTCCCCGCCGTTTGGGAAGCATCCACCACCAGCAGGATGCCGCGCTCGCGGCAGGCGCGTCCAATCTCGCGGATCGGTTGCACCGTGCCGATGACGTTGGAGCCATGATTGACCGCAACGACCTTGGTGTTGATGCGGAATTTGCGGATGATGTCGTCTGGATCGACGAATCCCTTTGCGTCGAACGGCACATAGTCGACTTCGACCGCCTGCTCCTCGTAGAGGTGATGAAGCGGCCGCAGCACGGAATTGTGTTCGAG
The sequence above is drawn from the Candidatus Zixiibacteriota bacterium genome and encodes:
- a CDS encoding aminotransferase class V-fold PLP-dependent enzyme encodes the protein LEHNSVLRPLHHLYEEQAVEVDYVPFDAKGFVDPDDIIRKFRINTKVVAVNHGSNVIGTVQPIREIGRACRERGILLVVDASQTAGKLPIDVQADYIDVVAFTGHKSLMGPMGIGGLYVCEHVEIRHTRAGGTGVRSAVRRHLDEYPYRLEYGTPNLPGIAGLNAGLKWLQARGMDNVHREETRLLKILRDGLRNVDGVVMYCQDDLANHIGVLAFNIENLEAGDTGTILDVDYNIACRTGLHCAPRVHEQLGTDKIHGTVRFGLGPFTTEAEIHHAVNAVGEIVASRKAARVTGS